A section of the Pseudomonas fluorescens genome encodes:
- a CDS encoding competence protein CoiA, whose translation MKYSLLEGARVEATPKARGVCSFCGSQTVAKCGNHVVWHWAHKRLDNCDPWWETETAWHRDWKNMFPTEWQEVVLQASSGERHIADVRTPSGMVIEFQRSTIHPEEVIARQNYYQNMIWVIDGTRTEFDRYNFRMGLSKVSENGLASFSWHSRSKLFARWWVSKPVFIDFGPDFGIWRVLRFDPTQKRGVVAYTHKEKLVEWITNGTTDFSFNGGPASDKSGTAGQ comes from the coding sequence ATGAAATACTCATTGCTTGAAGGCGCTCGTGTAGAGGCCACTCCAAAAGCACGTGGTGTTTGCAGTTTTTGTGGTTCCCAGACTGTCGCTAAATGCGGGAACCATGTCGTCTGGCATTGGGCTCATAAACGTTTGGACAATTGCGATCCGTGGTGGGAAACGGAAACGGCATGGCATCGCGATTGGAAGAATATGTTCCCAACCGAGTGGCAGGAAGTTGTGTTGCAAGCGTCCTCAGGGGAGAGACATATAGCAGATGTCCGAACGCCTTCAGGGATGGTTATTGAGTTTCAGAGATCGACGATACATCCTGAAGAGGTAATCGCGAGGCAAAACTACTATCAAAATATGATCTGGGTGATCGATGGCACGCGGACTGAGTTCGACAGGTACAACTTCAGAATGGGTTTGTCGAAAGTGTCGGAGAATGGACTGGCTTCATTTAGCTGGCATTCCCGCAGCAAGCTTTTTGCTCGCTGGTGGGTTTCCAAACCCGTGTTCATCGACTTCGGCCCCGATTTCGGTATATGGCGCGTCTTAAGATTCGATCCGACTCAAAAACGTGGAGTGGTGGCTTACACTCACAAGGAAAAGCTGGTCGAATGGATCACCAACGGCACCACCGATTTTAGCTTCAATGGAGGCCCGGCCTCTGATAAATCCGGTACGGCGGGTCAATAA
- a CDS encoding chromate resistance protein ChrB domain-containing protein, with protein MKNWLALILGLPTANATERMRAWRALKASGAAVLRDGVYLLPDTSACREALTSVERDILAINGTAYLLPVVDPNGERFIEFFDRKDDYTKLGGEIEGCREQLNAENALATTKQIRKLRKAYDQIASIDYFPGEPKHQIDAALQELETAVSRALSPDEPHSSNQPISVLNLSDYQGRIWATRKRPWVDRLACAWLIRRFIDPQAQIVWLNTPQDCPVNALGFDFDDATFSHVGNRVTFETLQASFQIQIQGLGRIAALVHYLDVGDIQPVEAAGIQRVLAGLRETISDDDQLLAAASAIFDGLLAGFVKEEQPNE; from the coding sequence ATGAAAAATTGGCTCGCATTGATCCTTGGCTTACCCACCGCCAACGCCACCGAGCGCATGCGAGCCTGGCGTGCCTTGAAAGCTTCAGGTGCCGCTGTACTCCGTGACGGTGTTTACCTGCTCCCTGATACCAGCGCTTGCCGCGAAGCTCTGACTTCTGTCGAACGAGACATATTGGCCATCAATGGCACCGCCTACCTCCTGCCTGTAGTTGATCCCAACGGTGAGCGCTTTATCGAGTTTTTCGACCGCAAGGATGACTACACCAAACTTGGTGGAGAGATCGAAGGCTGCCGTGAGCAGTTGAATGCTGAAAATGCGCTGGCGACGACCAAACAAATCCGCAAGCTGCGCAAAGCCTACGATCAGATAGCGAGCATCGATTACTTCCCAGGTGAACCAAAGCACCAGATTGATGCGGCTCTACAGGAGTTAGAGACGGCAGTCAGTAGAGCCCTGTCGCCGGATGAGCCGCACAGCAGTAATCAACCGATATCGGTACTCAATCTCAGCGATTATCAGGGCCGTATCTGGGCAACGCGTAAACGTCCCTGGGTCGACCGGCTCGCCTGTGCCTGGTTGATCCGCCGCTTCATCGACCCGCAAGCTCAGATCGTCTGGCTGAACACTCCACAGGACTGCCCAGTCAACGCCTTGGGGTTTGATTTTGATGACGCAACCTTCAGCCATGTTGGTAACCGCGTCACCTTTGAAACCCTACAGGCCAGTTTTCAAATCCAGATACAAGGTCTAGGTCGCATTGCTGCCCTTGTGCATTACCTCGATGTTGGCGATATTCAGCCGGTGGAGGCTGCCGGGATTCAGCGGGTGCTTGCTGGGCTGCGAGAGACCATTTCCGACGACGACCAACTTCTGGCTGCCGCGAGCGCCATCTTCGACGGCCTGCTCGCCGGGTTTGTGAAAGAGGAGCAACCCAATGAGTAA
- the chrA gene encoding chromate efflux transporter — protein sequence MSKVMAPEVEANPLRPEQISLREAFWFWLKLGFISFGGPAGQISIMHQELVERRRWISERRFLHALNYCMLLPGPEAQQLATYIGWLMHRTWGGVVAGALFVLPSLFILIALSWMYIAFGEVPVVAGLFYGIKPAVTAIVVQAAHRIGSRALKNNWLWAIAAASFAAIFAFNVPFPLIVLGAALIGYFGGRMAPEKFRAGGHSAAKKSFGPALIDDDTPSPEHARFSWLKLASLALISAVLWALPMGVLTALFGWEGTLTQMSWFFTKAALLTFGGAYAVLPYVYQGAVGHYGWLTPTQMIDGLALGETTPGPLIMVVAFVGFVGAYVSQVFGADQVFLAGAVAAALVTWFTFLPSFLFILAGGPLVESTHNELKFTAPLTAITAAVVGVILNLACFFGYHVLWPKGFSGNLDWPSAVIAIAAAIALFRFKRGVIQVLMACALAGLAVHLLR from the coding sequence ATGAGTAAAGTTATGGCACCAGAGGTTGAAGCGAATCCGTTGAGGCCTGAACAGATTAGTCTGCGTGAGGCGTTCTGGTTCTGGTTGAAGCTCGGTTTCATTAGCTTCGGCGGGCCTGCGGGCCAGATCTCGATCATGCATCAGGAGTTGGTGGAGCGGCGACGCTGGATTTCAGAACGCAGATTTCTACATGCCCTCAATTACTGCATGTTGTTGCCAGGGCCCGAGGCTCAGCAACTGGCGACTTACATTGGTTGGCTGATGCATCGAACGTGGGGAGGCGTGGTCGCCGGCGCGCTGTTTGTGCTGCCCTCACTATTCATCCTGATCGCGCTGTCGTGGATGTACATCGCGTTCGGCGAAGTACCCGTGGTAGCCGGACTTTTCTACGGCATCAAGCCCGCCGTGACGGCCATCGTGGTGCAGGCGGCGCATAGAATCGGCTCTCGGGCACTGAAGAATAATTGGCTGTGGGCGATAGCAGCGGCTTCATTTGCCGCCATCTTTGCATTCAATGTTCCGTTCCCGCTGATCGTCTTAGGGGCAGCGTTGATTGGCTATTTCGGGGGGCGAATGGCACCCGAAAAATTCAGAGCCGGTGGCCATAGCGCCGCCAAAAAATCCTTCGGCCCGGCCTTAATCGATGACGACACGCCGTCCCCCGAACATGCTCGGTTCAGCTGGTTGAAATTGGCCTCACTCGCACTGATTAGTGCCGTGCTATGGGCTTTGCCGATGGGTGTTTTGACCGCGCTCTTTGGGTGGGAAGGAACCCTGACCCAGATGAGCTGGTTCTTTACCAAAGCTGCATTGCTGACCTTCGGCGGGGCTTATGCCGTACTGCCGTATGTCTATCAAGGCGCAGTCGGTCACTATGGCTGGCTAACCCCGACACAGATGATCGACGGCCTTGCGCTGGGGGAAACCACGCCAGGGCCGCTGATCATGGTGGTGGCTTTCGTCGGCTTCGTCGGGGCCTATGTCTCGCAAGTGTTCGGGGCTGATCAGGTGTTTCTGGCCGGAGCTGTCGCAGCTGCCCTGGTGACCTGGTTCACCTTCTTACCTTCGTTCCTGTTCATCCTTGCGGGTGGCCCTCTGGTTGAGTCGACCCACAACGAACTCAAGTTCACTGCACCGCTTACCGCCATCACCGCCGCCGTAGTTGGGGTGATCCTCAATCTGGCGTGCTTCTTCGGGTATCACGTGCTTTGGCCGAAAGGCTTCAGCGGCAACCTCGACTGGCCTTCAGCAGTAATCGCCATCGCAGCGGCAATAGCATTGTTCCGCTTCAAGCGCGGCGTCATTCAGGTACTGATGGCCTGTGCGCTCGCTGGTCTAGCAGTACATCTGTTGCGCTAG
- a CDS encoding YHYH domain-containing protein, producing the protein MSKEQTLMKLSAILIAALLSITSVAAFSHSGGTDSKGCHRNHKTNDYHCH; encoded by the coding sequence ATGAGCAAGGAGCAGACCCTGATGAAGCTGTCCGCCATTTTGATCGCCGCTTTACTTTCGATTACGTCCGTTGCTGCCTTCTCGCACAGCGGCGGTACTGATTCAAAAGGTTGCCATCGAAACCATAAAACCAACGACTACCACTGCCATTAA
- a CDS encoding MFS transporter, producing the protein MLKILANRTYRHLFLAQVIALVGTGLATVALGLLAFDLAGAQAGAVLGTALAIKMTAYIGVAPIAAAFAERLPRRAMLVSLDLVRALVALALPFVTEIWQIYVLIFVLQSASAAFTPTFQATIPDILPDEDDYTRALSLSRLAYDLESVASPMLAAALLTVISFHNLFAGTVIGFLASAALVATVLLPKAKQVPRRSIYERTTRGMRIFLATPRLRGLLALNLTVAAASAMVIVNTVVLVQSRFALPQSSTALALAAFGGGSMVSALVLPRLLKNIKDRTAMLFGGGILVAGLAVGINVTTYNLLLPLWLVLGVGYSLAQTPSGRILRRSAHAEDRPALFAAQFALSHACWLITYPLAGWLGAHYGLAASFIALAVLAAGSLIMSSLIWRPAHDREIVEHTHDELSDNRAHVDDTNAERHEHPYVIDDLHRRWPR; encoded by the coding sequence ATGCTGAAAATCTTAGCCAATCGAACCTACCGCCACCTCTTTCTCGCACAAGTGATTGCGCTTGTGGGGACTGGTCTTGCCACTGTCGCATTAGGACTACTGGCGTTCGACCTCGCAGGAGCCCAAGCCGGCGCCGTCCTAGGTACGGCGTTAGCAATCAAGATGACGGCATACATCGGCGTTGCACCGATTGCAGCGGCTTTTGCAGAACGTCTACCGCGTCGGGCAATGCTGGTTTCACTGGATCTTGTGCGAGCACTGGTCGCACTTGCACTGCCGTTTGTAACGGAAATCTGGCAAATCTACGTGCTGATTTTCGTCCTTCAGTCCGCTTCGGCAGCGTTCACTCCGACGTTCCAGGCGACCATTCCAGACATCCTGCCGGATGAGGATGACTACACCCGTGCCTTGTCACTATCGCGTCTGGCCTACGATCTCGAAAGTGTTGCCAGTCCGATGCTCGCCGCTGCACTGCTGACCGTGATCAGCTTTCATAATCTGTTCGCGGGTACGGTCATTGGTTTCCTTGCTTCTGCGGCTCTAGTCGCTACGGTGCTGCTACCCAAAGCGAAACAGGTACCACGACGCAGCATTTATGAACGAACCACCCGTGGTATGCGCATATTCCTAGCTACGCCCCGGTTACGGGGACTGTTGGCGCTCAATCTTACGGTAGCTGCCGCTAGCGCCATGGTGATCGTCAATACAGTAGTTCTGGTGCAGTCGCGCTTCGCTCTGCCTCAGAGTTCCACTGCTTTGGCCCTGGCAGCGTTTGGGGGAGGGTCGATGGTGTCAGCCTTGGTCTTGCCCAGGCTGCTGAAAAACATCAAAGACCGAACTGCCATGCTGTTCGGCGGAGGGATATTGGTCGCGGGTTTAGCGGTTGGCATTAACGTCACCACTTATAACTTGCTTCTACCACTATGGTTGGTGCTTGGGGTTGGCTACTCCCTTGCCCAGACTCCTAGCGGTCGCATCTTGCGTCGCTCAGCACATGCTGAGGATCGTCCAGCATTATTTGCTGCCCAGTTCGCCTTATCCCATGCCTGCTGGTTAATCACTTACCCTCTGGCGGGATGGTTGGGAGCACACTACGGCCTGGCCGCATCGTTCATTGCGCTAGCGGTCTTGGCAGCAGGCTCGCTTATCATGAGTAGCCTCATCTGGCGACCAGCTCATGATCGAGAAATCGTCGAGCACACTCATGATGAACTATCAGACAATCGTGCCCATGTTGACGACACCAACGCAGAAAGGCATGAACACCCGTATGTGATTGATGATCTACATCGTCGGTGGCCACGCTGA
- a CDS encoding DUF2790 domain-containing protein → MKTIKISVFIALAFASQFINAQTQSKTDVERVERANKVALENYASKVGEPVPEVKDYVYGMKLDVAKTIHVSPPVKYCGNVDSYMSYQDSQGKLHSIRYILQGDCPQKR, encoded by the coding sequence ATGAAGACTATTAAGATTTCAGTTTTTATCGCGCTTGCTTTTGCGTCGCAATTTATTAATGCGCAAACGCAATCGAAGACAGACGTTGAAAGGGTTGAGCGCGCCAACAAGGTTGCGCTCGAGAATTATGCCAGCAAAGTCGGCGAACCAGTTCCTGAAGTTAAGGATTATGTGTATGGCATGAAGCTAGACGTTGCCAAGACTATACATGTTTCCCCACCAGTAAAATATTGTGGAAATGTCGATAGCTATATGAGTTATCAGGACTCTCAAGGAAAGCTTCACTCCATTCGATATATCCTGCAGGGCGACTGTCCCCAAAAGCGTTAA
- a CDS encoding TolC family protein gives MEKLLLLVLLLGASGAAQPQSFEMPLPPAQILPASIATKLLDADPRVESARASLDAAIQEAGIIKRSPYEWIVNGTSQQRRVQGGPNYNEWTAGVERTIRLPGKSSADSDISTATLEIAEASYGEARHEAARELMLAWLDWQAAEEARDIAARGVESAKDSLAAVQKRNRAGDASTLDVNIAKAELSDQLRSGNDAKVKATTTWIALTTKFPGVERARVALPAPVKVTGNDESWTARIIEQSDELRRTIATARRAEGLSGRARADKIPDPTFGVFTNSEQGNRERIYGVSVSMPIPSRSRSARYAQALAQEDATRHDSALVKRQLTTLITQNLALAEGAFESYLLAKDGAQEMETNKSQTQRAYELGEADLQSLLLARRQSVSAATTALEAQVETLKTNLSLLIDAHWIWDLDHS, from the coding sequence ATGGAAAAGTTATTACTTCTAGTATTACTACTGGGTGCCAGTGGAGCGGCTCAGCCTCAGTCTTTTGAAATGCCATTGCCACCTGCTCAAATTTTACCAGCAAGCATTGCGACAAAGCTATTGGATGCAGATCCACGAGTAGAGTCAGCCCGGGCCAGTCTGGATGCGGCTATACAGGAGGCGGGGATTATTAAAAGATCTCCTTACGAATGGATAGTTAACGGTACCTCTCAGCAGCGTCGTGTCCAGGGGGGGCCTAACTATAACGAGTGGACGGCTGGAGTAGAGCGCACCATACGGCTCCCTGGAAAGTCTAGTGCTGACTCGGATATCAGTACCGCAACCCTTGAAATTGCGGAGGCTAGTTATGGTGAAGCTAGGCATGAAGCCGCCCGTGAACTGATGTTAGCTTGGCTTGATTGGCAAGCTGCTGAGGAGGCCCGAGATATTGCGGCGAGAGGAGTAGAGTCGGCTAAAGATAGCCTGGCAGCAGTGCAGAAACGCAACAGAGCGGGGGACGCATCTACGCTTGACGTGAATATCGCTAAGGCAGAGCTCTCCGATCAATTACGCTCGGGTAATGATGCAAAGGTGAAGGCAACTACGACTTGGATTGCGCTTACCACCAAGTTTCCTGGCGTTGAGCGAGCGCGAGTCGCTCTGCCGGCTCCCGTAAAAGTTACTGGAAATGATGAGTCCTGGACGGCGAGAATTATTGAGCAAAGCGATGAGCTGAGGCGCACCATCGCAACTGCAAGGCGCGCTGAAGGTTTGTCCGGACGTGCCCGGGCGGATAAAATACCCGACCCCACATTTGGCGTATTTACGAACTCTGAGCAGGGTAACAGAGAGCGTATCTATGGCGTCAGCGTGAGTATGCCAATACCTAGCCGGTCACGTAGTGCGCGTTATGCTCAAGCGTTGGCGCAGGAAGACGCTACTAGGCACGATTCAGCGCTTGTTAAGCGACAACTTACGACCTTGATTACACAAAATCTGGCGTTGGCTGAAGGCGCCTTTGAAAGCTATCTGCTTGCCAAGGACGGAGCTCAGGAGATGGAAACGAACAAGAGCCAGACTCAACGAGCGTATGAGTTGGGGGAGGCGGATCTTCAATCATTGCTTTTAGCCCGCCGCCAATCCGTTTCGGCAGCCACAACGGCCCTAGAGGCACAAGTAGAGACGTTAAAGACAAACTTATCCCTCCTGATTGATGCCCACTGGATCTGGGATCTCGATCACAGTTGA
- a CDS encoding DUF3240 family protein, with protein MPNLRITLLLPLSLEEKVSDYFLCDPSIGVFTSRVVSVHGLSNSMLNSAEQVMGSAKETEIVVVVDEERFELWISEFERLFTSSGIRYWSTPIYRSGVLV; from the coding sequence ATGCCTAACTTGCGAATTACTCTACTTTTGCCGCTAAGTCTTGAAGAGAAGGTTTCTGACTATTTTCTTTGTGATCCTAGCATCGGAGTCTTTACGAGCAGGGTGGTTTCAGTACATGGACTATCCAACTCCATGTTGAACTCTGCGGAGCAGGTTATGGGAAGCGCTAAAGAAACGGAAATCGTTGTCGTGGTAGACGAGGAACGCTTCGAACTCTGGATTAGTGAATTTGAGAGGCTTTTCACTAGCTCGGGTATTCGCTATTGGTCGACCCCTATTTACCGTTCGGGAGTTCTGGTGTGA